AGTTCATAACTGGTGAATGTGGAGAGAGAGTCGAGCAGTAGAGGCGCAGCGAGGTTGTAGGAGCGAAGTGTGAGTAGGTGCAGACCCTCGTAGGCCTTGAGACGGTTGCGACGGTCCCAGTCACCGCCTGATTCGACGAGGGACTTGGCGCGTTCGACgtgcttcttgacaagagGTTTGTCGCCATAGAAGAGACCCATGCGTATTATGGCGAGGACGAGGTCGATCTTGGTACCGAGGATACCCGTCTTTTCGGAGAGGCTCTCGTAGGCGGCAAtggccttgtccttggtgagTGTTAGCGGGCGAACTCAATTTGCTGCTAGAACCTGAATTTCTGTGTGAGAACAAACATACCTTGTCTCCTACACGCGCCCAGAACTCAGCTCGCTTCCCCTGGGCAGCCATGACTTCGGTGTCACCAGCTTGCTCAACAgcgtcatcctcctctttctgGAACTCTTGCAGCTCCCGATCATTATCTTCCTTCAGCTGGTTGTAAAGGCCCTCGTCCCAGGGAAGACTGATAATGGTAGCGGCAGGCTTAGTAGCAATCATTCCAACAAGACTGGACTTTCTGCTGAGAGGTCGTCCAGGAGCGGAAGAGCCGCCCTCACCAAGAGTGTTGAGGACGCCGTCGAGTGGATGGGCCAGATATCGATAGAAAGGAGCCATCTTGTCCTGGGCGATAGCATCTTGAAGAGCCTTTACAGCGGCTTGTTGCGCATTTTTAGTGGCATAACCGTTTGTGAGGGTGAAAACGTGCTGCGACAGAGGCAGCAATGGCCATTTCGCGTACTGGGGGTCGGAACCCATGATGGCGGCGGTCGCTGTCGTCGAGAGTGTGTGATTGTTTTAAGCGCAGAGTGCGAAATCGGTAGTTATCCAGAActcgaggatgatgacgtTATTCGCTGTTGGCTGTTGtagttgatgttgttgtggTTTGGCGGATGGATGACGAGAGAAGCTCAGAGATAGGTCAGtagagcttggtgttgagcagGTACAGCAATCCAATGACaattggattggatggcGAGGCGACAGTGGGGGTCTTCTAGGCGGCTTTGTGCTGCAAGGCTCCAGCAGGACACGCACTGATGGACTGGTACGTACCTCGAGCACTCAGCTCAACTTTTACCAAGCTCACCTCATTGAGCGAAGGAATTGGTAAGAATGAGTTGCACAGTGATAATTCTCAGGTCGTGCTTCAGCCTCACCTGATACTTGGTAGCCAATTGCACAGCAGAGTACCGTCAAGTGTTCAATAATTCCTCAATTCTTTACTATATCTGGCAATGCTGAGGTAGTAGTAGTCTGGCAATCAAATACGTATACAACACTGCCAACTTGTCTAGTTCCCTAGGCGAGATACTCTCCCTATTCCTATTGACTTAGCCTAGCCTGACTAACATGACATTAGATTGATCTAAATGTAAAAAGGCAATAGCATTCTCTGTAGATACAGAGTACTTAATAAGTTATCATTTCATTGAGTTgcatgtatgtatgtatgtatgtatgtatgtgtATTTTTCGTCTGGGTGGCTGTAACGAAGCCAAATCTCCTACTGGAGCAAAagacgtgctgagctagcTAGGTACAGGATACCCCGCTTCCTTCACCATCCAGCATACCAATGGCACAAAAGGTGCTGTATTTCTCAAGCCCGTCACCCGTCAGCGGGTTCGAGGGCAATCTATTGTCGAACTTTTTCCACCGACCAGAATTCTCTCGCGCATCACTACATCTGCTGACGCAGTCCACAATCTCCAGTAACCAAGTTGTAGCTCGTAGTCGACTGTCGCGGCGGCAGGGAAAAACCTCGGGAAGGGATCAGAGGCCGACGGTGCGGCTTGCCTTTAAAGGAGAAAAACCCATCGCAATCGGCGTCGTTGATCGGAAGGATGTCGCTACGAATGCCCGGGGCATCGCCCTCCGATATCTAAGGCGTTCTGGTTCTGAGGTGCCGCCATTAGATCCGACAAAGGTGTTGTCAGAGAAGGCGAACTCTCCAAAATTCCTTCTCTGAAAACTGCTGTTAGGGAGCCGATAGCGTCCCCGCAGTTTTTGTGTGGTCGCGTGGCCTGCAGAAAATCCCGCTCCTAGCACCGCACTAACAGTGCGTGCCAAGAAAGAATTTTTACAGGAGAGAGTTTTCATTGAGTTGCAACGGCAGAAAACCAAGAGGTGCAGGGTAGGCTGTTACAACTGGACCGCATGGTCCAAGCACCCTTACACCACTGCAACACTGAGATTAGATACAGAACTTGCATCATATCCATTTCCCTTTCAATCCAATAACTTCAACATCCAACTTCGCATCTACCATTGCAATATCAATCGACACATATATCACGAAAAGCACGATTGAAGCTGTCAGAAATGGGCAGAGACTCTGATCGCGACGACGGCGATGAGCGAAACCACCGCAAACGCCCTGCCAACGACGAACCTCAAGATGATCTACCCCAACCATACAACGCCAAGTCACTTCAGCCAGCAAAGCGGCGCGCCCTCTCGCCATCAGAACAACCTCGAAAGCTGAAGCGCCCCGGTGCGCGTGCGCGTATCTCAGAGGCTGAGCGTGAAGCCATTCGACAGCGCCAACTCGAGCGAGAACGcgaagctgctgctgaggaagcCGCCGAAGCTGAACAGGAGAGGATCCGAAACAATAGTGACCTTGTGCGACACCACTACAACAACGTACCAGAGCGTGGTCCGCGACTGGAGAACAAGAGACAGCAAGATCAAAGGAACTTCCGGGTTATCAACAATTGGATCAAGAGCTGCATCATTCAGCGTTATTCACCTGATGAAGACCACACCCCTTGGTTCGGCCGGAGGCTGGACCGCTCCGGTGGCCAAAGACCCTGACTTGTACTGGATATGGGATGTGGAAAGGGCGGCGATCTCAACAAATGGCAGCAGGCTCCCCAGCCAATTCAGCTTTATGTTGGACTCGATCCCGCTGACGTGAGTATTGAGCAAGCTCGCGACCGCTACCGTACACTGGGTAGCCGTGGCGGGCGAGGCGGACGAGGCGGACATCGACGACCGCCACCGCGCTTATTCGACGCTCGTTTCCACGTTAAAGATTGTTTCGGCGAGTCCATTGAGAACCTCGACATCATCCAACAAGTCGGCTTCGACCCTTCGCCCATGAATCGCCGAGGTTTCGACGTTGTCAGCATGATGTTCTCTATGCACTATGCTTTCGAGTCGGAGAAGAACGCGCGCAATATGCT
The window above is part of the Fusarium oxysporum f. sp. lycopersici 4287 chromosome 8, whole genome shotgun sequence genome. Proteins encoded here:
- a CDS encoding mRNA cap guanine-N7 methyltransferase (At least one base has a quality score < 10); amino-acid sequence: MGRDSDRDDGDERNHRKRPANDEPQDDLPQPYNAKSLQPAKRRALSPSEQPRKLKRPGARARISEAEREAIRQRQLEREREAAAEEAAEAEQERIRNNSDLVRHHYNNVPERGPRLENKRQQDQRNFRVINNWIKSCIIQRYSPDEDHTPWFGRRLDRSARDRYRTLGSRGGRGGRGGHRRPPPRLFDARFHVKDCFGESIENLDIIQQVGFDPSPMNRRGFDVVSMMFSMHYAFESEKNARNMLRNVAGALKKGGRFIGCIPNSDVLGERVRKFNEEAAVKRAAKQSEEKNGDGSTTPQQTEPEDGELEEGEEEPTAEWGNSIYRVRFPGKTPDDGVFRPAFGWKYNFFLDEAVEEVPEYVVPWEAFRALAEDYNLELQFHRTFPEIWEAEKDDRELGPLSERMGVRERGGGPLLVSDEEMEAASFYVGFCFYKV
- a CDS encoding 26S proteasome regulatory subunit N7 (At least one base has a quality score < 10); this encodes MGSDPQYAKWPLLPLSQHVFTLTNGYATKNAQQAAVKALQDAIAQDKMAPFYRYLAHPLDGVLNTLGEGGSSAPGRPLSRKSSLVGMIATKPAATIISLPWDEGLYNQLKEDNDRELQEFQKEEDDAVEQAGDTEVMAAQGKRAEFWARVGDKDKAIAAYESLSEKTGILGTKIDLVLAIIRMGLFYGDKPLVKKHVERAKSLVESGGDWDRRNRLKAYEGLHLLTLRSYNLAAPLLLDSLSTFTSYELCTYSNLVVYSVLAGSVSLKRVDFKSKVVDAPEIKAILGDGEDKLLALSGALSAGPGADDTTGAKAPKTATAAVNLTTLGTSTEQPEAEMAIDFSPLALLVSSLYNGNYKTFFKSLAEVEEQFLNQDRYLHEHKNCCWPGEHGQ